In Elephas maximus indicus isolate mEleMax1 chromosome 7, mEleMax1 primary haplotype, whole genome shotgun sequence, the following proteins share a genomic window:
- the LOC126080287 gene encoding olfactory receptor 1094-like, whose protein sequence is MSVLSAVQPYRIQLKNVTEVTMFTLLGFTDDFELQVYLFLIFFAIYIFTLLGNLGLVLLVTADARLHNPMYYFLCMLSILDACYSSVVTPKMLVNFLTDKKAISFIGCATQMLLFVTLGTTECFLLAAMAYDRYVAIYNPLLYSVNMSPRVYLPLITASYVGGIVHGTLHTVATFSLSFCASNEIRHVFCDIPPLLAISCSDTHINQLLFFYFVGSIEVFTILIVLISYGFILLAILRMHTPEGRRKVFSTCGSHLTGVSVYHGTILFTYMRPSSSYALNHDMIVSVFYTIVIPMLNPIIYSLRNKDVKEAMKKVFERNWFMNKNLEFFSLLYRYYC, encoded by the exons ATGTCGGTGTTGTCAGCGGTACAGCCATACAGGATTCAGTTGAAGAATGTCACCGAAGTCACCATGTTTACATTGCTGGGCTTCACAGATGACTTTGAGCTTCAAGTCTAcctttttttgatattttttgcAATTTATATTTTTACCTTACTGGGAAATTTGGGGCTGGTTTTATTAGTCACAGCAGATGCCCGACTTCACAATCCGATGTACTATTTTCTGTGCATGTTATCCATCTTGGATGCCTGCTATTCTTCAGTTGTCACTCCAAAAATGTTGGTCAATTTTCTGACAGACAAAAAAGCCATTTCATTTATTGGATGTGCAACACAGATGCTGCTCTTTGTCACTTTGGGGACCACAGAATGCTTTCTCTTGGCAGCAATGGCATATGATCGCTATGTAGCAATCTACAACCCACTTCTGTATTCAGTTAACATGTCACCCAGAGTCTATTTGCCACTCATCACTGCTTCGTATGTTGGTGGTATTGTGCATGGTACTTTACACACAGTTGCAACTTTTAGCCTCTCCTTCTGTGCATCCAATGAAATTAGACATGTCTTTTGTGATATCCCTCCACTCCTTGCTATCTCCTGTTCTGACACTCACATCAACCAGCTTCTGTTCTTCTACTTTGTGGGTTCTATTGAGGTATTCACCATTCTGATTGTCCTGATCTCCTATGGCTTCATTTTGTTGGCCATTCTGAGGATGCACACTCCTGAAGGGAGGCGAAAAGTCTTTTCCACTTGTGGTTCTCACTTAACTGGAGTGTCAGTTTACCATGGAACAATCCTTTTCACGTATATGAGACCAAGTTCCAGCTATGCTTTAAACCATGACATGATAGTGTCTGTATTCTACACCATTGTGATTCCCATGCTGAATCCCATCatctacagtttgaggaacaaagatgtaaaagaagcgATGAAAAAAGTGTTTGAGAGAAATTGGTTT ATGAATaaaaatttggaatttttttctttgctttatagATATTATTGTTGA